A section of the Thermotoga caldifontis AZM44c09 genome encodes:
- a CDS encoding MFS transporter: MWKNLPKQVKRYLLFYSLSGFSFSAIIAAPTLGRLLNISIEDIGWLFSAVYVFQAILTYFLGKKFETISVNYGYAIARTFFAIGSLSFIFTRNVYAFVVAQLLLGVTDVFYPCQVMYERALFSPKQREEIYSMQFLVTEFTKAVVYFLLVFVLARQMKDLRFLTFIFGSIFVANLFYAFSLVKVLAHVETGSSLHESHVLAGNTNGAFISMMLHQYLAYLSFSFSSFLIISYYLMDHFKLDSSSPFLFEMIFSISVVVSYLWKKRLNSSSVRNLVVSSVLIILVFVAWFVPNVYVFFISHTVMGLGYILWFPAKEHIKMSLSPRELGRWEGFFQGLNILSRTFIPVLSTQIAGKLGHRWVFLTSSLIFTASLISAIPAMRWYRRHVEKVKA, from the coding sequence ATGTGGAAGAACTTGCCAAAGCAGGTGAAACGGTATCTGCTCTTTTATTCTCTGAGCGGTTTTTCTTTTTCAGCTATCATTGCCGCTCCAACTCTTGGAAGATTGCTCAACATCTCGATAGAAGATATCGGATGGCTCTTCAGTGCTGTTTACGTTTTTCAGGCCATCCTCACGTACTTCTTGGGAAAGAAGTTCGAGACGATCAGCGTGAACTACGGTTACGCGATCGCAAGAACTTTCTTCGCCATAGGGAGTTTGTCCTTCATCTTCACGAGGAATGTCTACGCGTTCGTGGTCGCTCAACTCTTGCTCGGTGTCACGGACGTTTTCTATCCTTGCCAGGTCATGTACGAAAGGGCACTGTTCTCACCGAAGCAGCGCGAAGAGATCTATTCGATGCAATTCTTGGTCACCGAGTTCACCAAGGCCGTGGTTTACTTCCTACTCGTCTTCGTTCTGGCGAGACAGATGAAAGATCTGAGATTCCTCACCTTCATCTTCGGTTCCATATTCGTTGCGAATCTGTTCTACGCATTCTCTTTAGTGAAGGTGCTGGCACACGTTGAAACTGGTTCGAGCCTGCACGAAAGTCACGTTCTCGCTGGAAACACGAATGGGGCGTTCATTTCCATGATGCTCCATCAGTACCTGGCGTATCTGTCGTTCAGCTTCTCGAGCTTTCTGATCATCTCTTATTACCTCATGGACCACTTCAAGTTGGACAGCTCTTCCCCCTTCCTGTTCGAGATGATCTTTTCGATCTCTGTGGTTGTGTCGTACCTGTGGAAGAAAAGGCTCAATTCCAGTTCGGTCAGGAATCTCGTCGTTAGTTCTGTTTTGATCATCCTCGTGTTCGTCGCCTGGTTCGTGCCGAACGTGTACGTGTTTTTCATTTCGCACACGGTCATGGGTCTTGGGTACATACTGTGGTTTCCAGCCAAGGAGCACATAAAGATGAGCCTTTCACCGAGGGAGCTCGGCAGGTGGGAAGGTTTCTTCCAGGGACTCAACATCTTGAGCAGAACTTTCATACCTGTGCTTTCAACTCAGATCGCAGGGAAGCTCGGCCACAGGTGGGTGTTTTTAACATCTTCACTCATC
- the meaB gene encoding methylmalonyl Co-A mutase-associated GTPase MeaB, whose amino-acid sequence MDHKNIARLITLLENTPEKAREILTSLPRRTAPVIGFTGSPGVGKSTLIDQVIAKLRSSGKTVAVVAVDPSSPFSQGAFLGDRVRMKKHFLDDGVFIRSMASRGALGGLNESIYDVVELLESVGFDYVLVETVGVGQAEVEVRYVADVVVLVLSPGFGDEMQLLKAGIMEIADIYVVNKADLVGSDSLYDQLVSFLTFAGRDVSSVVKTSALNAHGIEELVNKITTLWEKLVETGKLKELRRQRMKHHAENLARRTLQKYLSLADLEDPYEGVEAALRSMCERLKNGQGGGT is encoded by the coding sequence ATGGATCATAAAAACATCGCCAGACTCATAACCTTGCTGGAGAACACGCCCGAGAAGGCGAGGGAAATATTGACCAGTCTGCCCAGAAGAACGGCCCCGGTGATCGGTTTCACGGGTAGCCCCGGAGTCGGTAAAAGCACGCTGATAGATCAAGTGATCGCAAAACTCAGATCCTCAGGAAAAACGGTCGCAGTCGTCGCAGTTGATCCTTCGAGTCCGTTCAGCCAAGGAGCTTTTCTGGGTGACAGGGTAAGAATGAAGAAACATTTTCTGGACGACGGTGTTTTCATACGCAGTATGGCGTCACGCGGAGCCTTGGGTGGTTTGAACGAAAGCATCTACGATGTTGTGGAGTTGCTCGAATCTGTCGGTTTCGATTACGTTCTGGTGGAAACCGTGGGAGTTGGGCAGGCCGAGGTCGAAGTGCGGTACGTGGCCGATGTGGTGGTGCTGGTCCTGTCACCGGGTTTCGGGGACGAGATGCAGCTTCTGAAGGCCGGCATCATGGAGATCGCAGACATATACGTGGTGAACAAAGCGGATCTGGTGGGAAGCGATTCTCTGTATGACCAATTGGTGAGTTTCCTCACGTTCGCTGGTCGGGACGTTTCGAGCGTGGTGAAGACCTCCGCTCTGAACGCGCATGGAATCGAAGAACTGGTGAACAAAATAACAACGCTCTGGGAGAAACTCGTAGAAACTGGGAAGCTGAAAGAACTGAGAAGGCAGAGGATGAAGCACCACGCAGAAAATCTTGCGAGGAGGACTCTGCAGAAGTATCTTTCGCTCGCAGATCTGGAAGATCCCTACGAAGGCGTGGAAGCGGCACTCAGATCGATGTGCGAACGCTTAAAAAATGGTCAGGGGGGAGGGACTTGA
- a CDS encoding cobalamin B12-binding domain-containing protein, protein MKKYRILIAKPGLDGHDRGAKVVAHALRDAGFEVIYTGLRQTPEQIVKTAIQEDVDLIGLSILSGAHLQLSKKVIDLMKKEGIGHVPVFVGGIIPPDDVPKLLEIGVCRVFGPGTPLSKIVQEVKEVLEGVTSANGS, encoded by the coding sequence ATGAAGAAATACAGGATATTGATCGCAAAACCCGGCCTGGATGGGCACGACCGCGGGGCAAAGGTGGTGGCTCACGCCCTGCGCGATGCAGGTTTTGAGGTCATATACACAGGTTTGAGGCAAACGCCCGAACAGATCGTGAAAACTGCCATTCAGGAAGACGTCGATCTGATAGGACTTTCGATCCTGTCAGGGGCGCATCTGCAACTGTCGAAGAAAGTCATCGATCTGATGAAAAAAGAAGGCATAGGACATGTACCGGTCTTCGTCGGTGGCATCATCCCTCCGGACGATGTGCCAAAGCTGCTCGAGATAGGTGTGTGTCGTGTGTTCGGACCCGGAACACCGCTGTCGAAAATCGTTCAGGAGGTCAAAGAAGTTCTGGAAGGAGTGACGAGCGCAAATGGATCATAA
- a CDS encoding acyl-CoA mutase large subunit family protein, which translates to MYDKEQLKRIEEAFQQWQAQLENDLKKFPERKEKFLSSSGYEFKRCYTPLDVAEMDYLRDLNMPGEYPYTRGVQRTMYRGRLWTMRQYAGFGTAEETNRRFKYLLQQGQTGLSVAFDLPTQIGYDSDHPLAEGEVGRVGVAVDSLRDIEILFDGIPLKDVSTSMTINSTAVILLSMYAVTAQKQGAKLEELRGTIQNDILKEYIARGTYIFPPEPSMKIVTDIFEFCAKHMPKWNTISISGYHIREAGANAVQELAFTFGDAIAYVEAAIKAGLDPNVFGRQLSFFFAAHNNFLEEIAKFRAARRIWAKIMKERFNVSNPEALRLRFHTQTAGSTLTAQQPLNNIVRVAIQALAAVLGGTQSLHTNSYDEALGLPTEQSVQVALRTQQIIAYESGVADIVDPLAGSFAIEALTNQIEEKVWEYLEKIDSLGGMVRAIELGYVQKEIHKSAYEQQLAIEKGEQIVVGVNAFQVSEEKPIENILKVDPTLEEKQKEALRRLKRERDNKAVANALKELKQAAQEGRNIVPYVFEAVKCYATLGEISDVLREVYGEYTESTAI; encoded by the coding sequence ACAGTTGGAGAACGATCTGAAGAAGTTCCCTGAGAGAAAGGAAAAGTTCCTGTCGAGCTCCGGCTACGAGTTCAAGAGATGCTACACTCCTCTCGATGTGGCAGAAATGGATTATCTGAGAGATCTCAACATGCCCGGAGAGTATCCCTACACGCGCGGAGTCCAGAGAACGATGTACCGTGGCAGACTGTGGACGATGAGACAGTACGCCGGCTTCGGTACCGCTGAAGAAACCAACAGGCGTTTCAAGTACCTGCTCCAGCAGGGTCAGACGGGTCTCTCCGTGGCGTTCGATCTGCCAACGCAGATCGGTTACGACTCCGACCATCCCCTGGCCGAAGGTGAAGTCGGGCGCGTGGGAGTCGCGGTTGATTCTCTGCGGGACATAGAAATCCTCTTCGATGGAATTCCATTGAAAGATGTGAGCACGTCGATGACCATAAACTCCACCGCTGTCATACTGCTGAGCATGTACGCCGTGACGGCGCAGAAACAGGGTGCGAAACTCGAGGAGCTCAGGGGCACGATACAGAACGACATCCTGAAAGAATACATCGCCAGGGGTACTTACATATTCCCACCCGAACCATCGATGAAGATAGTCACAGACATCTTCGAATTCTGCGCCAAGCACATGCCCAAGTGGAACACGATAAGCATCAGCGGTTACCACATAAGGGAAGCGGGCGCCAACGCCGTTCAGGAGCTCGCGTTCACGTTCGGTGATGCGATCGCGTACGTGGAAGCGGCCATCAAGGCGGGGCTGGACCCGAACGTGTTTGGAAGACAGCTCTCTTTCTTCTTTGCCGCGCACAACAACTTCCTGGAGGAAATCGCGAAGTTCAGAGCCGCAAGGCGCATCTGGGCAAAGATCATGAAGGAACGTTTCAACGTCAGCAACCCGGAAGCGCTGAGGCTGAGGTTCCACACTCAGACAGCCGGTTCCACCCTCACTGCGCAGCAACCGCTGAACAACATCGTTCGTGTGGCGATACAGGCGCTCGCCGCGGTACTCGGAGGCACTCAGTCTTTGCACACCAATTCGTACGATGAAGCGCTCGGCCTCCCGACGGAACAGTCCGTTCAGGTTGCCCTGAGAACCCAGCAGATCATCGCGTACGAGTCCGGTGTTGCGGACATCGTCGATCCTCTGGCAGGTTCTTTCGCGATCGAGGCGCTGACGAACCAGATCGAAGAGAAAGTCTGGGAATATCTGGAAAAGATCGACTCTCTGGGTGGCATGGTCCGCGCGATAGAGCTCGGTTACGTTCAGAAGGAGATCCACAAGAGCGCGTACGAACAACAGCTCGCCATAGAGAAAGGTGAACAGATCGTCGTTGGTGTGAACGCGTTCCAGGTCAGTGAAGAAAAACCCATAGAGAACATCCTGAAAGTTGACCCCACACTCGAGGAGAAACAGAAAGAAGCGCTGAGGCGGTTGAAGAGAGAACGAGATAACAAGGCTGTGGCGAACGCCTTGAAAGAGTTGAAGCAGGCCGCACAGGAAGGTAGAAACATCGTTCCATACGTGTTCGAAGCGGTGAAATGCTACGCGACACTCGGTGAGATAAGCGATGTGCTGAGAGAAGTCTACGGCGAATACACCGAGAGTACCGCGATCTGA